Proteins encoded within one genomic window of Amycolatopsis sp. 2-15:
- a CDS encoding type II toxin-antitoxin system VapC family toxin gives MAKYVIGPDVAIRLAEERAVIGAEHQLLAPTLIRSHALSLLYVRVRNGELTKKDAERHLDYVRGLRIRLLGDRVLQATAWKVADELDWADTFVAEYVALTRLHGDALVTLDAKLAKELAGSVPLARFTALS, from the coding sequence GTGGCGAAGTACGTGATCGGGCCGGACGTGGCGATCCGGTTGGCCGAGGAACGGGCCGTGATCGGCGCGGAGCACCAGTTGCTCGCGCCGACGCTGATTCGCTCGCACGCGCTGTCGCTGCTGTACGTGCGCGTGCGCAATGGGGAACTGACCAAGAAGGACGCCGAACGCCACCTCGACTACGTGCGCGGGCTTCGGATCCGGCTGCTCGGCGACCGCGTGCTCCAGGCCACGGCGTGGAAGGTCGCGGATGAGCTCGACTGGGCCGACACATTCGTCGCCGAGTATGTCGCGTTGACGCGGCTGCACGGCGACGCGCTGGTGACGCTCGATGCGAAGCTGGCCAAGGAACTCGCGGGTTCGGTTCCCCTCGCACGCTTCACCGCGTTGAGCTGA
- a CDS encoding TM0106 family RecB-like putative nuclease yields the protein MYTPSDLADLLECEHRSVLTQALAAGLPGAPRPGSGPDQLAVKHGRAHEEATLGRLRAERKVVEIEERDPVVAAKATAEALRAGAPVVYQAVFHDDEFTGRADFLLRDDEGRYEVYDTKLARHAKPSAVVQLTAYADALRRAGWPAGPDMHLLLGDGTTRTLRVDDFLPLLARLRSRLRARPARLPVQLWADERPACGACRFAQHCSTAREADRDLSLVAGMRGDQRRKLVTAGLATIDKLAAAGPDDRPRDMSATTYTTLRAQAAIQVRQDETGELAYEVIDPAALAELPPPSPGDVFFDMEGDPYALAGAGLEYLFGAVTDDAEGQRFTPFWAHSRAQEKRAFEEFVDFATARLAEHPGAHVYHYAPYEVTAIKRLAAVHGTREEVVDELLRGGALVDLYAVVRKALRVGQRSYSIKYLEPLYMPAAREGDVKTAASSIEAYEDYLTLTAAGEPERAGEVLRGIGEYNEYDCVSTLRLLEFLHRVRVDEGIELVEPAPESDVDALLRETEEDVAAQRRAERAAALAALVDPLLDGLPDDPAEFTPDDHARALLAASVGYHRRETNPAWWEFFRQLAAPLGDLEIDTTCAVPVSVSVGEWVPPSGRLRTAKRTLIVACDPDRPHPFAPGDDVRLRYGADARDAKVVASSAVELTLEESSAPDATSNDRPAAVLPGSPVRPSPKDEAVADLARLVGETLPVLPKHPGVDLLRRTAPRLRNGGALPAAGEDLVATVIEAVDALDGSVLAVQGPPGAGKTYLAGKLIAHLVRSGRTVGVTSNSHKAVENVLSAALGNDPSLACAKRAKRTPDPSAPWEQPKNNNALVRWREEHDTGHLVGGTAWTFANAAVRAEPFDVLVIDEAGQFALADALAVSTCAKNVVLLGDPQQLPQVVQGTHPAGAEASALGHLIGDADIMPAHLGYFLDQTRRMHPAVCAPVSRLSYAGLLHSHPSASRSVDGVASGLYLASVEHRGNTTRSVEEAAEVVSVISALHERTWEGRPLTDADFLVVAPYNLQARVVTRALADAGFGDVRVGTVDRFQGQEAPVVVTTMTSSSAVDLPRGLDFLLSRNRLNVALSRAQSVAVLVCSPHLLEADIRTVEQMRLVSGMLGLLQDALPWPGSG from the coding sequence ATGTACACACCGTCCGATCTCGCCGATCTGCTCGAGTGCGAGCACCGGAGCGTCCTCACGCAGGCGCTGGCGGCGGGGCTGCCCGGCGCGCCGAGGCCCGGCTCAGGACCTGATCAGCTGGCCGTGAAGCACGGGCGCGCGCACGAGGAGGCGACGCTCGGGCGGCTGCGCGCCGAACGCAAGGTCGTGGAGATCGAGGAGCGGGACCCGGTCGTCGCCGCGAAGGCGACGGCCGAGGCGCTGCGCGCGGGCGCGCCCGTGGTCTACCAGGCCGTGTTCCACGACGACGAGTTCACCGGCCGCGCCGATTTCCTGCTGCGCGACGACGAAGGCCGCTACGAGGTCTACGACACCAAGCTCGCCCGGCACGCCAAGCCGTCCGCCGTGGTCCAGCTGACCGCGTACGCCGATGCGTTGCGCCGAGCCGGGTGGCCCGCTGGTCCGGACATGCACCTGCTGCTGGGCGACGGCACCACGCGCACGCTGCGCGTCGACGACTTCCTCCCGCTGCTCGCCCGCCTGCGCTCGCGGCTGCGCGCCCGCCCGGCCCGGCTGCCGGTGCAGCTGTGGGCCGATGAACGGCCGGCGTGCGGCGCGTGCCGCTTCGCGCAGCACTGCTCGACGGCGCGGGAGGCGGACCGCGACCTGTCGCTCGTCGCGGGCATGCGCGGAGACCAGCGGCGCAAGCTCGTGACGGCCGGGCTCGCCACGATCGACAAGCTCGCCGCCGCCGGTCCGGACGACCGGCCGCGCGACATGTCGGCGACGACCTACACCACGCTGCGCGCGCAGGCCGCGATCCAGGTGCGCCAGGACGAGACGGGCGAGCTCGCCTACGAGGTGATCGACCCCGCCGCCCTCGCCGAGCTGCCGCCGCCGAGCCCGGGCGACGTCTTCTTCGACATGGAAGGCGACCCGTACGCGCTCGCGGGCGCCGGCCTCGAGTACCTGTTCGGCGCGGTGACAGACGACGCCGAGGGCCAGCGGTTCACCCCGTTCTGGGCCCACTCCCGGGCACAGGAAAAGCGGGCGTTCGAGGAGTTCGTGGACTTCGCCACCGCGCGGCTGGCCGAACACCCCGGCGCGCACGTCTACCACTACGCGCCGTATGAGGTCACCGCCATCAAGCGCCTCGCCGCCGTGCACGGCACCCGGGAGGAAGTGGTGGACGAGCTGCTGCGGGGCGGCGCGCTCGTGGACCTGTACGCGGTGGTACGCAAGGCGTTGCGGGTCGGGCAGCGGTCGTACTCGATCAAGTACCTCGAGCCGCTCTACATGCCCGCCGCGCGCGAGGGCGACGTGAAGACGGCCGCGTCCAGCATCGAGGCGTACGAGGACTACCTCACGCTGACGGCCGCCGGCGAGCCGGAGCGGGCCGGCGAAGTGCTGCGCGGCATCGGTGAGTACAACGAGTACGACTGCGTGTCCACCTTGCGGTTGCTGGAGTTCCTGCACCGGGTGCGCGTGGACGAGGGCATCGAGCTCGTCGAGCCGGCGCCGGAGTCCGATGTGGACGCTCTGCTGCGGGAGACCGAGGAAGACGTCGCGGCGCAACGACGGGCGGAGCGCGCGGCCGCGCTGGCGGCGCTCGTCGATCCCCTGCTCGACGGCTTGCCCGACGACCCGGCGGAGTTCACCCCGGACGACCACGCCCGCGCGCTGCTCGCCGCGTCCGTGGGCTACCACCGGCGCGAGACGAACCCGGCGTGGTGGGAGTTCTTCCGGCAGCTCGCCGCTCCGCTCGGCGACCTGGAGATCGACACCACGTGCGCGGTGCCCGTTTCGGTGTCGGTCGGCGAGTGGGTGCCGCCGTCCGGCCGGCTGCGCACGGCGAAGCGGACGCTCATCGTGGCGTGCGACCCGGACCGGCCGCACCCGTTCGCGCCAGGCGACGACGTGCGCTTGCGTTACGGCGCCGACGCGCGCGACGCGAAGGTGGTGGCTTCCTCGGCCGTCGAGCTGACGCTGGAGGAGAGCAGCGCGCCCGACGCGACGTCGAACGACCGCCCGGCCGCGGTGCTGCCCGGCAGCCCGGTGCGGCCGTCGCCGAAGGACGAGGCCGTGGCGGATCTCGCGCGGCTCGTCGGCGAAACCCTGCCCGTGTTGCCGAAGCACCCTGGGGTGGACCTGCTGCGCCGCACGGCGCCGCGGCTGCGGAACGGCGGCGCGTTGCCTGCCGCGGGTGAGGATCTGGTCGCGACGGTGATCGAGGCCGTCGACGCGCTCGACGGTTCCGTGCTCGCGGTGCAGGGCCCGCCGGGCGCGGGGAAGACCTACCTGGCGGGCAAGCTGATCGCGCACCTCGTGCGTTCGGGCCGGACGGTCGGGGTCACGTCCAACAGCCACAAGGCCGTGGAGAACGTGCTTTCGGCTGCGCTGGGCAACGATCCTTCGCTGGCTTGCGCCAAGCGCGCGAAGCGGACGCCGGACCCCTCGGCGCCGTGGGAGCAGCCGAAGAACAACAACGCGCTGGTGCGCTGGCGGGAGGAACACGACACCGGGCACCTCGTGGGCGGCACGGCGTGGACGTTCGCGAACGCGGCCGTGCGCGCGGAGCCGTTCGACGTGCTCGTGATCGACGAGGCCGGCCAGTTCGCCCTGGCCGACGCGCTGGCCGTGTCGACGTGCGCGAAGAACGTGGTGCTGCTGGGTGATCCGCAGCAGCTGCCGCAGGTGGTGCAGGGCACGCACCCGGCGGGCGCGGAGGCGTCGGCGCTGGGGCATCTGATCGGCGACGCCGACATCATGCCGGCGCACCTGGGCTACTTCCTCGACCAGACGCGACGCATGCACCCGGCGGTGTGCGCGCCGGTGTCGCGGCTGTCGTACGCGGGGTTGCTGCACTCGCACCCGTCGGCGTCGCGGTCGGTCGACGGGGTCGCCTCGGGGCTGTACCTGGCGTCGGTGGAGCACCGCGGGAACACGACGCGTTCGGTGGAGGAGGCGGCCGAGGTCGTCTCGGTGATCTCGGCGCTGCACGAGCGCACGTGGGAGGGCCGTCCGCTGACGGACGCCGATTTCCTCGTGGTGGCGCCCTACAACCTGCAGGCCCGCGTCGTCACGCGCGCGCTGGCCGACGCCGGCTTCGGCGACGTCCGCGTGGGCACGGTCGACCGGTTCCAGGGCCAGGAGGCGCCGGTGGTGGTGACGACGATGACGTCGTCCTCGGCCGTCGACCTTCCGCGCGGGCTCGACTTCCTGCTGTCGCGCAACCGGCTGAACGTCGCGCTCTCGCGGGCTCAGTCGGTGGCGGTGCTGGTGTGTTCGCCGCACCTGCTGGAGGCCGACATCCGCACGGTCGAGCAGATGCGGCTGGTGTCGGGGATGCTCGGGCTGCTGCAGGACGCGCTGCCCTGGCCCGGCTCCGGATAA